In the genome of Lathyrus oleraceus cultivar Zhongwan6 chromosome 4, CAAS_Psat_ZW6_1.0, whole genome shotgun sequence, the window CACTATCCAACCAAACAATGCCGAAAACTCGTTAGAAAAAACATGCAACCTGACTCCAAACAAAACCCTTTGCATTCAGTATCTTGAGTCAAGTCCTAGAAGCCCTAATGCAGATGTCCATGAGTTTGCCCTAATCATGTTTAATATAATGAGAGACAAAGCAACGAGTACGATAATCAAAATCGATAAACTTCTTGCAGGGAATCCTGGTGGCCCTCGTGAGCAAAATTCACTTGGGATATGTGCTGGTATATACAAAGAAATTGCAACATTTTATGCTAGAAGAGCCCTTGAAACTTTGCCAGCTGGAGATCCTGAA includes:
- the LOC127135149 gene encoding pectinesterase inhibitor encodes the protein MLKPLALLFIILCTIQPNNAENSLEKTCNLTPNKTLCIQYLESSPRSPNADVHEFALIMFNIMRDKATSTIIKIDKLLAGNPGGPREQNSLGICAGIYKEIATFYARRALETLPAGDPEVAINAANDVVRKANQCEATFHGRVSEDLRTPVTDENKDMENVATISAAIAELLRHTS